Genomic segment of Eschrichtius robustus isolate mEscRob2 chromosome 7, mEscRob2.pri, whole genome shotgun sequence:
tggtgggaGACGGGAGGAAATAAAGGAATAGCTTTTTAACTTGAGTGCCAACACAAACTTGGAAAAGGAACTGGGTTGGCAAGTGCAGAATATCACTGCCTGGTTTGGGGACTTAACTGTTAGGGAGTAGTAGGTGAGGAAGAGACTGAAAAACATATCTTCCACCCCACACGCAGACAGGTGGCCAGAACAGGCATCACGTTACCACCTCAAGGCCTTCCCCATGCCTGCTACGTGGCCTCTGGATTgctcctgagggcaggggcccACGCCAAAGGCACAAGGCCCCATCTCACTTCTCTTCTTCTAGTTTTCCCTGTGTGCTACACTAGATTTCTGCTGATGCATGCACAAAGTCTGAAATACCTTCAGGTTCCATGATATAGTGGGAAGGCCACCATGCCAGTCATGAAGAGGCCTGAGTCCTAGTTCTGGCTGTGACAAATTCACCATGTGACCTTAAAGGAGCCCTTCTCTTCTCTgggtctcattttcttcatctgtaaagtaagaTCGGAGTGAATGATCCCAAAGATCCCTTCCACTGCTAACATTctgactcactcattcattctaatGTTAACCTGTGCCAGCGCTAGGTTCTGGGCATCCCCTCCTGGGCTATTCTAAACCTGCTGGGCGCAGCCAGACCCATAAGCATAGCCTAATGACCGCTAATGACGGCTGCAACACCAGCCTCCCAGTCCTTGTTTCAATAGCCACAGCTCctccagagagaggaaggaaaaccctgccctgccccatgaagccagccctgcCTGCCAGCTCAGCCACCAGAGGAGGCGTTTTCCCTGTCCCACAGTACCCTACAAGAATCCTCCCAGCAGCTAATACCTTTCCTActttccatctttttaaaaaatgtattgccGCTTCTCCTGGGAAGGACATAACCACCTTGCAGCCACCTAATCAAGTCTTctgatttattttccaattttttagaaaatttttttaattcatttcaaaGTATTCAACTGTGACGCTGAATACGCTGTGTTATTCAAATTGCACATACACCTCAGATTTTAATACAGCCCCCTGACCCGGGGTTGGGGGTGAGGCAGGGAGCGTGgggagctacacacacacacacacacacacacacacacacacacacacacacacacacacacacacacacacacacacacacacacacaccaatcacTGTCCTAAGGCCGGAAGGTTATCTGGCCCAGCCCGCATCCCCACCTGTCACCAGCGAATGGCCACCTAGTCTCGGAACACCTGTTGGGAGGTACGTCGTGCTGTGGGAAAGTCCTGCGTCCTTCCGCTACTTACTAGGCAAGAACcaaaacctctctgaacctctctGAGGTTTCTGCGAGGATTTCACCCAGTTGAAAGCTCTCCAAAACGCTGTGCAAACGGAAGTTACTTGATTGCTAGGCTGCTCTGACTTAAAAACTGCATCCTTAGGTCGCGCCAAGTCTTGCCTCCCCACGTCTTTTCCTGCAGATGCtggtgagaaagagagaggaaagaaggggtTTCTCAGAAGGCTAGCCCAGGGCACTAAGGGCTGGGAAGTGGGTCTCACCACCAGGCCGAGGGAGATCCAGGCCTGGTCATCGGTTACAAACCGAGGGAACAAGGCGAAGGTGAAGGCGGGCCCCAGCAGCCGCCCCTCCCGTACTCCGATCCCctactttcccctcccctcccagctgcGCCGTAGGGCACGTCCCCTCCCCCGATTCACCAATCAGCGTCCGGAGCGGCGCCCGTGGCAGGGGGCTCAGGTCGGCAGCCAATTAGCGCAGCGGCCCGAGGCGGCGCCTCGCCCGCCCACTCCCAGAATGAAAGCCGCCCCGCAGCTGGCGAGGCTGGTGCAGCGCGTGGGGCGCGGAAGCCGCGCGGGCCAGAGCGGAGCGCGCtcactgcctgcctgcctgcctgcccgcccgccccccTGCGCGTCCGCCTCCGCTCCGCCTCGGTCCGGGGCACGGGCGAGGTGGGCGAGGTggccggggcgggggagggcagggggcagggctgaGGCGACGAAgccgggggcggggaggagcgGGGCCGGATAAAAGGCGGCGAGGCGGCCCCACCCCGAGGCAGGCCGGCGGGCAGGCTCGGCGCGTCCCTTCCGTCCGGCCCGCGCCGGCGGCGGGGAGGCGGCGCGCGCGGCCCGCAGCCCGCCCATGGAGGCTTTCCCCTGGGCGCCCCGCTCGCCCCGCCGCGGCCGTGCCCCCCCGCCCATGGCGCTCGTGCCCAGCGCCCGCTACGTGAGCTCCCAGCGCCCGGTGCACCCGCAGCCCTTCAGCTCGTGGAACGACTACCTGGGGCTCGCCACGCTCATCACCAAGGCGGTGGACGGCGAGCCGCGCTTCGGCTGCGCCCGCGGCGGGGACGGCGGCGGCGACGGCTCCCcgccctcctcttcttcctcgtCGTGCTGCTCCCCCCACGCTGGGGCCGGGCCCGGGTCACTGGGGCCCGCGCTGGGGCCGCCCGACtacgacgacgacgacgacgacgacgacaGCGACGAGCTGGGATCCCGGGGCCGCTACCTGGGGGGCGCGCTGGAGCTGCGCACGCTGGAGCTGTGCGCGGACCCCGCCGAGGCCGGGCTGCTGGAGGAGCGTTTCGCCGAGTTGAGCCCGTTCGCTGGTCGCGCCGCCGCCGTGCTGCTGGGCTGCGCGCCCGCCGCTGCTGCCACCGCCGA
This window contains:
- the NANOS1 gene encoding nanos homolog 1 gives rise to the protein MEAFPWAPRSPRRGRAPPPMALVPSARYVSSQRPVHPQPFSSWNDYLGLATLITKAVDGEPRFGCARGGDGGGDGSPPSSSSSSCCSPHAGAGPGSLGPALGPPDYDDDDDDDDSDELGSRGRYLGGALELRTLELCADPAEAGLLEERFAELSPFAGRAAAVLLGCAPAAAATAEVAPREERAAAWAAEPRLHAASGAAAARLLKPELQVCVFCRNNKEAVALYTTHILKGPDGRVLCPVLRRYTCPLCGASGDNAHTIKYCPLSKVPPPPAARPPPRSARDGLPGKKLR